In the genome of Bradyrhizobium arachidis, one region contains:
- a CDS encoding TetR/AcrR family transcriptional regulator: protein MASDHTRSAILAAAERLYADRGFGDVTLRDIVAEAGVNLAAVNYHFGSKDELIAELFVTRSIATNRERLRELKAAEEQGGGRAPIEVILHALVGPTLRGCLGPENQRSTAARFMIRASIESVPPIRRIKNREIDHLRKFAGAMRRSLPDRSEVEIYWGLNFALAMAHHTIRESERLTKLSEGKCDLDDVEDVVERVVSVATMALTAGRTEAKAPAKIAAR from the coding sequence ATGGCCAGCGATCACACCAGGTCCGCCATTCTCGCCGCCGCCGAACGGCTTTATGCCGACCGCGGTTTTGGCGACGTCACATTGCGCGACATCGTCGCGGAGGCCGGGGTCAACCTCGCCGCGGTGAACTATCATTTCGGCTCGAAGGACGAGCTGATCGCGGAGCTGTTCGTCACCCGCTCGATCGCGACCAACCGCGAGCGTCTGCGCGAACTGAAGGCGGCGGAAGAGCAAGGCGGCGGCCGCGCACCGATCGAGGTGATCCTGCATGCGCTGGTCGGCCCGACCTTGCGCGGCTGCCTCGGACCCGAGAACCAGCGCTCCACCGCGGCGCGCTTCATGATCCGCGCCTCGATCGAATCCGTGCCGCCGATCCGCCGCATCAAGAACCGCGAGATCGACCATTTGCGCAAATTCGCCGGCGCGATGCGCCGCTCCCTGCCCGACCGCAGCGAGGTCGAGATCTATTGGGGCCTGAACTTCGCACTCGCGATGGCGCACCACACCATCCGCGAGAGCGAGCGGCTGACGAAGCTGTCGGAAGGTAAATGCGATCTCGACGACGTCGAGGACGTGGTGGAGCGGGTCGTCAGCGTCGCGACGATGGCGCTGACGGCGGGACGGACGGAGGCGAAGGCGCCGGCGAAGATCGCTGCGCGCTAA
- a CDS encoding 3-keto-5-aminohexanoate cleavage protein: MNPVVVAVAITGSVPRKKDNPAVPILPSEQIESTQQAFEAGATLAHIHVRNDDETPSSDPERFALVQEGIKKHCPGMIVQFSTGGRGRDPSARGSSLYLKPDMASLSTGSVNFPTIVYENSAALVETLATGMKTNGIRPEIEIFDLSHLHGARRLIEAGLMEQRPHVQFVMGVKNAMPADEHVLDILLEELKRLIPKATWTAAGIGRHQAEVMGWALARGADAVRTGLEDNIRIDKTRLAASNAELVTVACEAVARHGRRVATSAEARSLLGLAG; this comes from the coding sequence ATGAACCCCGTCGTCGTTGCTGTCGCTATCACCGGCTCCGTTCCGCGCAAGAAAGACAATCCGGCGGTGCCCATCCTGCCGTCGGAACAGATCGAATCGACGCAACAAGCCTTCGAGGCCGGCGCTACGCTGGCCCACATCCATGTTCGCAACGATGACGAGACGCCGTCCTCCGACCCCGAGCGCTTTGCCCTCGTGCAGGAGGGCATCAAAAAGCATTGCCCGGGAATGATCGTTCAGTTCTCGACCGGCGGGCGAGGCCGCGATCCCTCGGCGCGCGGATCGTCGCTCTATCTGAAGCCCGACATGGCTTCGCTGTCCACGGGCTCGGTGAACTTTCCGACGATCGTCTACGAGAACAGCGCCGCCCTGGTCGAGACCCTCGCCACCGGCATGAAGACGAATGGCATCCGGCCGGAGATCGAGATCTTCGATCTGTCGCATCTGCATGGAGCTCGCCGCCTGATCGAGGCGGGGCTGATGGAGCAGCGTCCGCATGTGCAGTTCGTCATGGGCGTCAAGAACGCCATGCCGGCTGACGAGCACGTGCTCGACATCCTTCTGGAAGAGTTGAAACGGCTGATCCCGAAGGCGACCTGGACCGCGGCCGGGATCGGGCGCCACCAGGCCGAGGTCATGGGCTGGGCGCTCGCGCGAGGCGCTGATGCGGTCCGTACCGGGCTCGAGGACAATATCAGGATCGACAAGACGCGCCTGGCCGCCAGCAACGCCGAGCTCGTGACCGTCGCCTGTGAGGCTGTCGCACGCCACGGCCGGCGCGTCGCAACCTCGGCCGAGGCGCGATCCCTGCTCGGGCTCGCGGGGTAG
- a CDS encoding LysE family translocator, with protein MIDHATLITYILIVLGFVFIPGPATLLTMARAASSGTKVGIATGAGIAAGDLIHTSMAIVGLSAIIATSALLFSIVKYAGAAFLVYLGIRAMLDKAPIELNGGAPAIGAGRAFRQAVLTEVLNPKTALFFLAFLPQFVKPEHGATALQLAILGVVFVLLGLLSTVVFAVGAGRLGNLLRRHPAVVKWQGKVVGTIYCAVGIRLALQER; from the coding sequence ATGATCGACCACGCGACCCTCATCACCTACATCCTCATCGTGCTCGGCTTCGTCTTCATCCCGGGCCCGGCGACGCTGCTCACCATGGCGCGGGCGGCAAGCTCGGGAACGAAGGTCGGCATCGCGACGGGGGCGGGCATTGCGGCCGGCGATCTGATCCACACCTCGATGGCGATCGTCGGGCTGTCGGCGATCATCGCGACCTCCGCGCTGCTGTTCAGCATCGTCAAATATGCCGGCGCGGCGTTCCTGGTCTATCTCGGCATTCGCGCCATGCTCGACAAGGCGCCGATCGAGCTGAACGGAGGCGCGCCGGCGATCGGCGCGGGCCGCGCCTTCCGGCAGGCCGTCCTGACCGAAGTGCTCAATCCCAAGACCGCGCTGTTCTTCCTGGCGTTCCTGCCGCAATTCGTGAAGCCGGAGCACGGCGCGACCGCGCTTCAGCTTGCCATCCTCGGCGTCGTCTTCGTGCTGCTCGGCCTGCTCAGCACCGTCGTGTTCGCCGTCGGTGCCGGCCGTCTCGGCAATCTCCTGCGCCGTCATCCCGCGGTGGTGAAATGGCAGGGCAAGGTGGTCGGCACCATCTACTGCGCCGTCGGCATCAGGCTGGCCTTGCAGGAGCGCTGA
- a CDS encoding phosphotransferase family protein — protein sequence MADGVRKDEEFSGTKPVEERHRFDELRLEAWMRENVEGFEGPLVVLQFKGGQSNPTYRLNTPMRSYVMRRKPFGKLLPSAHAVDREYRVIAALGKQGFPVAHAYALCQDDGVIGAAFYIMSMEEGRVFWDPTLPSQDADARRKIFTSKIETLAKLHMFDPVAIGLGDFGKPGNYFARQIDRWTKQYRASETQHIPEFEKVAEWLPKTVPEQARVSIVHGDYRLDNMIFHATEPRVQAVLDWELSTLGDPMADFTYLLMQWIMPGLQGVDIEALNIPSLEEAAQIYCNVTRMSVPDLNWYFSYNLFRLAGITQGIAGRIRDGTAANAKALESAKRTVPLSKASWEYAQKAGAV from the coding sequence GTGGCTGACGGCGTCAGGAAAGACGAAGAGTTCTCGGGCACCAAGCCGGTCGAGGAGCGGCATCGTTTCGACGAGCTGCGCCTCGAGGCGTGGATGCGCGAGAACGTCGAGGGTTTTGAAGGCCCGCTGGTCGTGCTCCAGTTCAAGGGCGGCCAGTCCAACCCGACGTATCGCCTCAACACGCCGATGCGTTCCTACGTGATGCGCAGAAAGCCGTTTGGCAAATTGCTGCCGTCGGCGCACGCGGTCGATCGCGAATATCGCGTGATCGCGGCCCTTGGAAAGCAGGGATTTCCGGTCGCACACGCCTACGCGCTGTGCCAGGACGACGGCGTGATCGGCGCTGCCTTCTACATCATGTCGATGGAGGAGGGGCGGGTGTTCTGGGATCCGACGCTGCCGAGCCAGGACGCCGATGCGCGGCGAAAGATCTTCACCAGCAAGATCGAGACGCTGGCCAAGCTGCACATGTTCGATCCCGTCGCGATCGGGCTCGGCGACTTCGGCAAGCCCGGCAATTATTTTGCGCGGCAGATCGACCGCTGGACCAAGCAGTATCGGGCGTCCGAGACGCAGCACATTCCGGAGTTCGAGAAGGTCGCCGAATGGCTGCCCAAGACCGTGCCGGAGCAGGCGCGCGTCTCGATCGTCCATGGCGACTATCGCCTCGACAACATGATTTTCCACGCGACGGAACCGCGCGTGCAGGCCGTGCTGGATTGGGAGCTGTCGACGCTGGGCGATCCCATGGCCGATTTCACCTATCTGCTCATGCAGTGGATCATGCCGGGCTTGCAGGGCGTCGACATCGAGGCGCTCAACATCCCGAGCCTGGAAGAGGCGGCGCAGATCTATTGCAACGTCACCAGGATGAGCGTGCCCGATCTCAACTGGTATTTTTCGTACAATCTCTTCCGCCTCGCAGGGATCACGCAAGGTATCGCCGGCCGCATCCGCGACGGCACCGCCGCCAACGCCAAGGCGCTCGAATCTGCCAAGCGCACCGTGCCGCTGTCGAAAGCGTCATGGGAGTACGCGCAGAAGGCGGGCGCGGTTTAG
- a CDS encoding MFS transporter translates to MTATRQTSQSRKAAASGWIGSALEYYDFFIYATAASLIFPQIFFPSDNPTVAIVASLATYGVGYVARPIGAFVLGHWGDTHGRKTVLIVCMFLMGISTMAVGLLPTYQQVGILAPILLVILRLVQGFAVAGEISGASSMILEHAPFGRRGFYASFALQGVQAGQILAAAVFLPLAAYMPTEAFNSWGWRIPFLLSFFVIVAGYIIRREVDETPAFAREGERGETPRAPIVQAIKLSWRDMLRVICMALMNVIPVVATIFGAAYAVQPAYGIGFAKDVYLWIPVLGNMLAVFVIPFVGHLSDKVGRKPPIIVGALLSGLLAFGYLYAISIRNVPLAILLSLLMWGVVYQGYNAIFPSFYPELFPTRTRVSAMAISQNIGTTITALLPALFATVAPPGSANIPLTVGAIAFGITVIAALAAVTARETYRISIDDLGNPKAVPMPRADYERQRAEAAGGAAAIPT, encoded by the coding sequence ATGACCGCGACCCGTCAGACGAGTCAGTCCAGGAAGGCTGCTGCCAGCGGCTGGATCGGTTCGGCTCTCGAATATTATGACTTCTTCATCTACGCCACCGCCGCCTCGCTGATCTTCCCGCAAATCTTCTTCCCGTCGGACAATCCCACGGTTGCCATCGTCGCATCGCTGGCGACCTATGGCGTCGGCTACGTGGCCCGGCCGATCGGCGCCTTCGTGCTCGGACATTGGGGCGACACCCATGGCCGCAAGACCGTGCTCATCGTCTGCATGTTCCTGATGGGCATCTCGACCATGGCGGTGGGGCTTCTACCGACTTATCAGCAGGTCGGCATCTTGGCGCCGATCCTGCTCGTCATCCTCCGCCTCGTGCAGGGTTTTGCCGTGGCCGGTGAAATCTCCGGCGCCAGCTCGATGATCCTGGAGCACGCACCGTTCGGACGGCGCGGCTTCTATGCGAGCTTCGCGCTCCAGGGCGTGCAGGCCGGACAGATCCTGGCGGCGGCCGTGTTCCTGCCGCTGGCGGCCTATATGCCGACCGAAGCCTTCAACAGCTGGGGCTGGCGGATCCCGTTCCTGCTCAGCTTCTTCGTCATCGTCGCCGGCTACATCATTCGCCGCGAAGTCGACGAGACCCCGGCCTTTGCCCGCGAGGGCGAGCGGGGGGAAACGCCGCGGGCGCCCATCGTCCAGGCCATCAAGCTGAGCTGGCGCGACATGCTCAGGGTGATCTGCATGGCGCTGATGAACGTCATCCCCGTCGTTGCGACCATCTTCGGTGCGGCCTACGCGGTGCAGCCCGCCTACGGCATCGGTTTCGCCAAGGACGTCTATCTCTGGATCCCGGTGCTCGGAAACATGCTGGCCGTGTTCGTCATTCCCTTCGTCGGCCATCTCTCCGACAAGGTCGGCCGCAAGCCTCCGATCATCGTGGGCGCGCTGCTCTCCGGTCTGCTCGCGTTCGGCTACCTCTATGCCATCAGCATCCGAAACGTGCCGCTCGCGATCCTGCTGTCGCTGTTGATGTGGGGCGTCGTCTACCAGGGCTACAACGCGATCTTCCCGAGCTTCTACCCGGAGCTGTTTCCGACCCGCACCCGCGTGTCGGCAATGGCGATCTCGCAGAACATCGGCACGACCATCACCGCGTTGCTCCCGGCCTTGTTCGCGACCGTGGCGCCTCCCGGCTCGGCCAACATTCCCTTGACGGTCGGGGCGATCGCTTTCGGCATCACCGTCATCGCGGCGCTGGCGGCGGTCACCGCGCGGGAAACCTACCGGATCAGCATCGACGATCTCGGCAATCCCAAGGCCGTGCCGATGCCGCGGGCCGATTATGAGCGGCAGCGCGCGGAGGCGGCGGGCGGTGCGGCCGCAATTCCGACCTGA
- a CDS encoding CaiB/BaiF CoA transferase family protein, whose product MSALPLSGIKILDLTRVLAGPLSAQMLGDLGAEVIKIERPGTGDDARAFGPPYLTDPEGKANNNNSFYLCANRNKKSVTVNIAKPEGQAIIRELAKDADVFMENYKVGDLKRYGLDYETIKAINPKIIYCSVTGFGQTGPYAPRAGYDAILQAMGGLMSVTGHIDGEPGEGPMKVGPSIVDYMTGMNTSIGILSALYHRDVNGGQGQHIDVCLFDTVIASLSHWLQIYLVNGKMPPRRGTWGNGGMPAGVFRCTDGELMLVVGNDGQFQRTCAVLGEPGLATDPRFIKNNDRVVHSKEIMAIFAGLFLKKPVAYWLEKLEEAGVPSGPINNFEQVFSDPHVQSRGMRVKVDHPFEPDLSLIRNALTLSETPIETYRAPPLLGEHTQEILGGKLGYDAGKIEELKKQGII is encoded by the coding sequence ATGTCGGCCTTGCCGCTCTCAGGCATCAAGATCCTTGACCTCACCCGCGTGCTTGCCGGCCCCCTGTCGGCCCAGATGCTGGGCGATCTCGGCGCGGAGGTGATCAAGATCGAGCGGCCGGGCACCGGCGACGACGCGCGCGCCTTCGGCCCGCCTTACCTGACCGATCCCGAGGGCAAGGCCAACAACAACAACTCGTTCTACCTTTGCGCCAACCGCAACAAGAAATCGGTGACCGTCAACATCGCCAAGCCGGAAGGGCAGGCGATCATCCGCGAGCTTGCCAAGGACGCTGACGTCTTCATGGAGAACTACAAGGTCGGCGATCTCAAGCGCTACGGCCTCGACTATGAGACGATCAAGGCGATCAACCCAAAGATCATCTACTGCTCGGTGACCGGCTTCGGCCAGACCGGCCCTTACGCGCCGCGCGCCGGCTATGACGCGATCCTCCAGGCGATGGGCGGTCTGATGAGCGTCACCGGCCATATCGACGGCGAGCCGGGCGAGGGCCCGATGAAGGTCGGCCCCTCCATCGTCGACTACATGACCGGCATGAACACCTCGATCGGCATCCTCTCGGCGCTCTACCATCGCGACGTCAATGGCGGGCAGGGGCAGCACATCGACGTCTGCCTGTTCGACACCGTCATCGCCTCACTGTCGCACTGGCTGCAGATCTACCTCGTCAACGGCAAGATGCCGCCGCGCCGCGGCACCTGGGGCAATGGCGGCATGCCGGCCGGCGTGTTCCGCTGCACCGACGGCGAACTGATGCTGGTGGTCGGCAATGACGGCCAGTTCCAGCGCACATGCGCCGTGCTCGGCGAGCCCGGGCTCGCCACCGATCCGCGCTTCATCAAGAACAACGACCGCGTCGTGCACAGCAAGGAGATCATGGCGATCTTCGCCGGCCTGTTCCTGAAAAAGCCGGTGGCGTACTGGCTGGAGAAGCTGGAGGAGGCCGGCGTGCCGTCAGGCCCGATCAACAATTTCGAGCAGGTGTTCTCCGATCCGCACGTGCAGTCGCGCGGCATGCGCGTGAAGGTCGACCATCCCTTCGAGCCCGATCTGTCGCTGATCCGCAACGCGCTGACCCTCTCGGAGACCCCGATCGAGACCTACCGCGCCCCGCCGCTGCTCGGCGAGCACACCCAGGAAATCCTCGGTGGCAAGCTCGGCTATGATGCGGGGAAGATCGAGGAGCTGAAGAAGCAGGGGATCATCTGA
- a CDS encoding 3-keto-5-aminohexanoate cleavage protein → MTGKTIITCAITGNLTKPEQSPYLPITPEQIATSALEAADAGAAIAHIHVRDPATGRPSMEIDLYRDVVDRIRARNKSLIINLTTGPGGRFVPSVEDPRVAAPGTTLLQPEKRVAHIELIKPDICTLDLNTMNSGGEVVINTPRNVRIMAERMKAAGVLPEIELFDSGDCHLARDMLADGSLKGPGLFSLVLGVKYGFSATPETMFYARSLLPPGAIWSGFGIGRAEFPMVAQAYLLGGHVRVGMEDNLYMSKGVLAKTNAELVAHAAGILKSLGASVATAQDARAMLGLA, encoded by the coding sequence ATGACCGGCAAAACCATCATCACCTGCGCCATCACCGGCAACCTGACAAAGCCCGAGCAGTCGCCGTACCTGCCGATCACGCCCGAGCAGATCGCGACCTCGGCGCTGGAAGCCGCCGACGCCGGCGCCGCCATCGCGCACATTCATGTGCGCGATCCCGCGACGGGGCGGCCATCGATGGAGATCGATCTCTACCGCGATGTCGTGGATCGCATCCGCGCCCGCAACAAGAGCCTCATCATCAACCTCACCACTGGTCCCGGCGGCCGTTTCGTGCCCTCGGTCGAGGATCCTCGTGTCGCCGCCCCCGGCACCACGCTGCTTCAACCTGAAAAGCGCGTCGCGCATATCGAGCTCATCAAGCCCGACATCTGCACGCTCGACCTCAACACCATGAATTCCGGCGGCGAGGTCGTGATCAACACGCCGCGCAACGTCCGGATCATGGCCGAGCGGATGAAGGCGGCGGGCGTGCTGCCGGAGATCGAGTTGTTCGATTCCGGCGACTGTCATCTGGCGCGCGACATGCTCGCTGATGGCTCGCTGAAGGGGCCGGGCCTGTTCTCGCTCGTGCTCGGTGTCAAATACGGCTTCTCCGCGACGCCGGAGACGATGTTCTACGCCCGCAGCCTGCTGCCGCCGGGCGCGATCTGGTCCGGCTTCGGTATCGGCCGCGCCGAGTTCCCGATGGTTGCGCAGGCCTATTTGCTCGGCGGCCATGTCCGCGTCGGCATGGAGGACAATCTTTATATGTCCAAGGGCGTGCTTGCGAAGACCAATGCCGAGCTGGTCGCGCACGCCGCCGGCATTCTAAAAAGCCTCGGCGCGAGCGTTGCGACCGCGCAGGACGCGCGCGCGATGCTGGGCCTAGCGTAG
- a CDS encoding acyl-CoA dehydrogenase family protein yields the protein MDFDLSPKQKEWLDRVRSFMAKHVRPAVPIYDEQDRSGERWKVIPILEDLKKKAKAEGLWNMFMPPSEHEDDEFRGAGLTNLEYALLSEEMGRITWASEVFNCSAPDTGNMEVFIRYATKEQKRKWLRPLMDGEIRSAFLMTEPAVASSDATNIETRIEKDGDHYVINGRKWWSSGVGDPRCKIAILMGKTDPSAAKHQQQSQILVPLDTPGIKVEKMLPVFGFDDAPHGHAQVLLQNVRVPKENILLGEGRGFEIAQGRLGPGRIHHCMRTIGKAEEALEKMVKRLASRTAFGKRIIEHSVWEQRIGEARTDIEMNRLLCLKAADMMDKVGNKTAQLEIAMIKVAGPNMALKIIDQAIQAFGGAGVSDEAGLAKDYAHIRTLRLADGPDEVHNRAIARLELRKYANSPSH from the coding sequence ATGGATTTCGATCTGTCGCCGAAGCAGAAGGAATGGCTCGACCGCGTGCGGTCCTTCATGGCCAAGCACGTGCGTCCGGCGGTGCCGATCTATGACGAACAGGATCGCAGCGGCGAGCGCTGGAAGGTGATCCCCATCCTCGAGGACCTCAAGAAGAAGGCGAAGGCCGAAGGCCTCTGGAACATGTTCATGCCGCCGAGCGAGCATGAGGACGACGAATTCCGCGGCGCGGGATTGACCAATCTCGAATACGCGCTGCTGTCGGAAGAGATGGGCCGCATCACCTGGGCTTCCGAGGTGTTCAACTGTTCCGCGCCCGACACCGGCAACATGGAAGTGTTCATCCGCTACGCCACCAAGGAACAGAAGCGCAAATGGCTGCGCCCGCTGATGGACGGCGAGATCCGCTCGGCCTTCCTGATGACGGAACCGGCGGTCGCATCGTCGGACGCGACCAACATCGAGACCCGGATCGAAAAGGATGGCGACCACTACGTCATCAACGGCCGCAAGTGGTGGTCGTCCGGCGTCGGCGATCCCCGCTGCAAGATCGCGATCCTGATGGGCAAGACCGATCCGTCGGCCGCCAAGCACCAGCAGCAGTCGCAGATCCTGGTTCCGCTCGACACGCCCGGCATCAAGGTTGAGAAGATGCTGCCGGTGTTCGGTTTCGATGACGCGCCGCACGGCCATGCCCAGGTGCTGCTCCAGAACGTGCGGGTGCCGAAGGAGAACATCCTGCTCGGCGAAGGCCGCGGCTTCGAGATCGCGCAGGGCCGCCTCGGCCCCGGCCGCATCCATCACTGCATGCGCACCATCGGCAAGGCCGAGGAGGCGCTGGAGAAGATGGTGAAGCGGCTCGCCTCGCGCACCGCGTTCGGCAAGAGGATCATCGAGCACAGTGTGTGGGAGCAGCGCATCGGCGAGGCCCGCACCGACATCGAGATGAACCGCCTGTTGTGCCTCAAGGCCGCCGACATGATGGACAAGGTCGGCAACAAGACCGCGCAGCTCGAGATCGCCATGATCAAGGTCGCAGGTCCCAACATGGCCTTGAAGATCATCGACCAGGCGATCCAGGCCTTTGGCGGTGCCGGCGTCTCGGATGAAGCGGGCCTTGCCAAGGACTACGCCCATATCCGCACGCTCCGTCTCGCCGACGGTCCGGACGAGGTGCACAATCGCGCCATTGCCAGACTTGAACTTCGGAAGTATGCAAACTCTCCCAGTCATTAA
- a CDS encoding MFS transporter: MRFLKSDSRLIGVLLVLAITQLIGWGTIGLPAIVGRDLAADLGMSLPAVFGGTSVLYVTMGLCAPWLAKAFARHGARKVMMVGTVLTVPGFVLLSFAREPVLYFAAWTIFGVAGSATLSTGAYIMLNEIAGRQAKSAIGALMLVTGLSSSIFWPATSFLSGHLGWRGTCLVYAAMLILVSLPLYAFAAPRRTVAKDDGAAPAKRAEAPRIARSTFGLVVSAITLNAFVNFGLSAVFIELLRAEGLAPAQAIAFGSMLGVIQVSARGLDFLGGGRWDGITTGLVAGTALPVAMLLLMLSEGATWAVAVFILLYGAGSGAMAVARATIPLVFYDQAEFAKAMSMIALPLNLASAISPPLLAGLLTEFGSRGALGLTFVFSCATVLILVLLGRRRPQVAAAVAT, encoded by the coding sequence ATGCGGTTCTTGAAATCTGACAGCAGGCTCATCGGCGTCCTGCTGGTGCTGGCGATCACCCAACTCATTGGATGGGGGACGATCGGGCTTCCCGCCATCGTCGGGCGCGATCTTGCGGCTGACCTCGGCATGAGCCTGCCGGCGGTGTTCGGCGGCACCTCCGTTCTCTATGTCACGATGGGCCTGTGCGCGCCCTGGCTTGCCAAGGCATTCGCGCGGCATGGCGCGCGCAAGGTCATGATGGTCGGGACGGTCCTCACCGTGCCCGGATTCGTGCTGCTGTCCTTCGCGCGCGAGCCGGTGCTCTATTTCGCCGCCTGGACCATCTTCGGCGTCGCCGGCAGCGCCACGCTCTCGACCGGCGCCTATATCATGCTGAACGAGATCGCCGGGCGGCAGGCCAAGAGCGCGATCGGCGCGCTTATGCTGGTGACGGGCCTCTCGAGCAGCATCTTCTGGCCGGCCACGTCGTTCCTCAGCGGCCATCTCGGGTGGCGCGGGACCTGCCTCGTCTATGCCGCGATGCTGATCCTCGTGTCGCTGCCGCTCTATGCGTTCGCAGCACCGCGCCGGACCGTCGCGAAGGACGACGGTGCTGCGCCGGCGAAGCGCGCGGAGGCGCCGCGGATTGCGCGGAGCACGTTCGGCCTCGTCGTCTCTGCGATCACCCTCAATGCCTTCGTCAATTTCGGCCTCAGCGCCGTGTTCATCGAGCTGCTGCGGGCGGAGGGACTGGCGCCGGCGCAGGCGATCGCGTTCGGCTCCATGCTCGGCGTGATCCAGGTCAGCGCCCGCGGGCTCGACTTCCTCGGCGGCGGACGCTGGGACGGCATCACGACCGGGCTCGTCGCCGGTACGGCGCTGCCCGTCGCCATGCTGCTCCTAATGCTGAGCGAGGGGGCGACCTGGGCGGTCGCGGTCTTCATCCTGCTCTATGGCGCCGGCAGCGGCGCCATGGCGGTGGCGCGGGCGACGATCCCGCTGGTGTTCTACGACCAGGCCGAGTTCGCCAAGGCGATGTCGATGATCGCGCTGCCGCTCAATCTCGCCTCGGCGATCTCGCCGCCGCTGCTCGCCGGCCTGCTCACCGAGTTCGGCAGCCGCGGCGCGCTCGGTCTCACCTTCGTGTTCTCCTGCGCCACGGTGCTGATCCTGGTGCTGCTCGGCCGGCGAAGGCCGCAGGTGGCTGCGGCGGTCGCGACCTGA
- a CDS encoding RidA family protein: MKREALRVEPISSFLDRWKAPTSPVTRAGNMIFVAGLPPFDPETGELAEMPIERQSEIIMEQMKLCLETAGASLDNVMKCNVYCTSTKHFAAFNAVYARYFPNDPPARIFVCTPEWFGPFDVEIDCIAMM, encoded by the coding sequence ATGAAACGCGAAGCGCTCCGCGTCGAACCGATCTCGTCCTTTCTCGATCGCTGGAAGGCGCCGACCTCGCCGGTGACGCGCGCCGGCAACATGATCTTCGTCGCCGGCCTGCCGCCGTTCGATCCCGAGACCGGCGAGCTTGCGGAGATGCCGATCGAGCGGCAGAGCGAGATCATCATGGAGCAGATGAAGCTGTGCCTCGAGACGGCCGGCGCCTCGCTCGACAACGTCATGAAGTGCAACGTCTACTGCACCTCGACCAAACACTTCGCCGCGTTCAACGCGGTCTATGCCCGCTATTTCCCCAATGATCCGCCGGCGCGGATCTTCGTCTGCACGCCGGAATGGTTCGGCCCCTTCGACGTCGAGATCGACTGCATCGCGATGATGTGA